The proteins below are encoded in one region of Asticcacaulis excentricus CB 48:
- a CDS encoding serine hydrolase: MLRTDRRSFLTLSAGLAAATALPAFAQTSDTVQIDAIVEAFMAKFALPGVAVAVIRPGQPDYVKGYGVRTLGKTDKVDVHTQFGVASNTKAFTAAALALLVEEKKVEWDAPVVRYIPEFKMYDAALTPLVTVRDLLLHRAGLGLGQGDLMLFPESDHTREDQLKGVQYLKPQYPFRSGYAYNNVMFTIAGLVIERVSGQTYERFVTDRVLTPLGMADTVLGWPNVTGNNVAGRHARLTGPLRGMGDYKVVLPEETLSFSPAAGLVTSVTGILPWLHTQLEKGVMPNGQRLFSEASSREMWKPNTVVGAGMGPTPEMPTAALFRTYGLGWFIQDYRGLRLVSHSGGLVGQVTQQALLPEKGIGVAVYTNVEDGASGQIRNAILDLLIGAPTFDWLKAAAEGTAKAADKALADAPKAQPGGPSLPLTAYAGTYRDPWYGDVTVAVSGKGKTARLTLDFTRTPRLKGPLEVFGPDVFRTRFPVGWGEDAVVTFEVKDGKVAGMKLVAYSPLADFSFDYQDLDLRKI, from the coding sequence ATGCTGCGCACCGACCGTCGTTCGTTCCTCACCCTTAGCGCGGGCCTTGCGGCGGCGACGGCCCTGCCTGCCTTTGCGCAGACCTCCGACACGGTGCAGATCGACGCCATCGTCGAAGCCTTCATGGCGAAGTTTGCCCTGCCGGGCGTGGCCGTCGCCGTCATCCGGCCGGGTCAGCCTGACTACGTAAAGGGCTATGGCGTCCGCACGCTGGGCAAGACGGACAAGGTCGATGTGCATACCCAGTTCGGCGTCGCCTCCAATACCAAGGCCTTTACGGCGGCCGCTCTGGCCCTTCTGGTCGAAGAGAAAAAGGTCGAATGGGACGCGCCGGTCGTGCGCTATATCCCCGAATTTAAAATGTACGACGCGGCCTTGACACCGCTTGTGACGGTGCGGGACCTGCTGTTGCACCGGGCGGGTCTGGGCCTGGGGCAGGGCGATCTGATGCTGTTCCCGGAATCGGACCATACACGTGAAGATCAGCTCAAGGGCGTACAATATCTAAAGCCGCAATACCCGTTCCGGTCAGGCTATGCCTATAACAATGTCATGTTTACAATCGCCGGTCTGGTGATCGAGCGAGTGTCGGGTCAGACCTATGAGCGCTTTGTGACCGACCGTGTGCTGACGCCCTTGGGCATGGCCGATACGGTGCTGGGCTGGCCGAATGTGACCGGGAACAATGTGGCCGGGCGTCACGCGCGTCTGACCGGCCCGCTGCGCGGCATGGGTGATTATAAGGTGGTGCTGCCGGAAGAGACGCTGTCCTTTTCGCCGGCGGCGGGGCTGGTCACCAGCGTGACGGGCATATTACCGTGGTTGCATACCCAACTGGAAAAGGGCGTGATGCCCAATGGGCAAAGGCTGTTTTCCGAGGCCTCGTCGCGCGAAATGTGGAAGCCCAACACGGTGGTCGGCGCCGGGATGGGGCCGACGCCGGAAATGCCGACGGCAGCGCTTTTCCGTACCTATGGACTGGGCTGGTTCATACAGGATTATCGCGGCCTGCGGCTAGTGTCGCACTCCGGCGGGCTGGTCGGCCAGGTGACGCAGCAGGCCCTCTTGCCGGAAAAGGGCATAGGGGTTGCCGTCTATACCAATGTCGAGGATGGGGCGAGCGGGCAGATTCGCAACGCCATTCTGGACCTGCTCATTGGTGCGCCAACCTTTGACTGGCTCAAGGCGGCGGCCGAAGGCACGGCAAAGGCGGCCGATAAGGCGCTGGCCGATGCGCCCAAGGCGCAGCCGGGCGGCCCGTCCCTGCCACTAACGGCCTATGCCGGCACCTATCGTGATCCTTGGTATGGCGATGTGACGGTGGCGGTGAGCGGTAAGGGCAAGACGGCGCGCCTGACGCTGGATTTCACCCGCACGCCGCGGCTTAAAGGTCCGCTGGAGGTGTTTGGACCGGACGTCTTCCGCACGCGCTTCCCGGTTGGCTGGGGTGAGGACGCCGTGGTGACGTTCGAAGTTAAGGACGGCAAGGTCGCCGGTATGAAGCTGGTGGCCTACTCGCCGCTGGCCGATTTCAGCTTCGACTATCAGGATCTTGATCTGCGAAAAATATAG
- a CDS encoding glycosyltransferase, producing MPTAPQIVLTTFGSLGDLHPFMALGLALKRRGVSVVLASHPDYEGKVEAAGLKFLACGPSMETYRQNLGIDAAQIIRHFSQDHGFMLKHLVAPYIEQGLSELRPIVRQADLVVSSSYAYTAHLAARLEGRPFSTVALQPAVMLSAYDPPKLKDAPLVLSPRTELGRQYNRAIFWIGEKKLSGCLAPIRAIYAKYGINMEISLGGVQSDRMTLGLYSPLIGDVAPDFPPHTEIVGFPFFDSEDGRRSELPPQLEAFLSAGQAPLVFSLGSTAVYDGEDFYRTAVKAAKALRQRAVLLVGGESPLLNDDFGSDILCVPYAPHSLLMPRARVNIHHGGIGSTAQALRAGRPQLVTPVFGDQFDNGRRIERLGTGLSITFDRWHKHSAIRLLDRLLSDPAFAHKAEAASAVVAQEDGAERAAERLMQSLPVTV from the coding sequence ATGCCGACCGCGCCTCAAATCGTTCTGACGACCTTTGGTTCGCTTGGGGATTTGCATCCCTTCATGGCGTTGGGCCTTGCGCTGAAACGCCGTGGGGTCAGCGTCGTGCTGGCCTCGCACCCCGACTATGAGGGTAAGGTCGAGGCCGCCGGGCTGAAATTCCTCGCCTGCGGCCCAAGCATGGAGACTTATCGCCAGAATCTGGGCATCGACGCCGCGCAGATCATTCGCCATTTTTCGCAGGACCACGGCTTCATGCTGAAGCACCTCGTGGCCCCTTATATCGAACAAGGACTGTCCGAGCTTCGCCCCATTGTGCGGCAGGCCGATCTGGTCGTTTCCTCCTCCTATGCCTACACGGCGCATCTGGCGGCGCGCCTCGAAGGCCGGCCCTTCTCCACCGTCGCCCTGCAACCGGCTGTCATGCTGTCCGCCTATGATCCGCCCAAGCTAAAGGACGCGCCTCTGGTGCTGTCGCCACGCACCGAGCTGGGCCGGCAATATAACCGCGCTATCTTCTGGATCGGTGAAAAGAAGCTGTCGGGCTGCCTTGCCCCCATCCGCGCCATCTATGCCAAGTACGGCATCAACATGGAAATCAGCTTGGGCGGCGTGCAGTCGGATCGGATGACGCTGGGCCTCTATTCCCCTTTGATCGGCGATGTGGCCCCGGATTTTCCGCCTCATACCGAGATCGTCGGCTTCCCCTTCTTCGATTCCGAAGATGGCCGCCGCAGTGAACTGCCTCCGCAGCTTGAGGCCTTCCTGTCCGCCGGTCAGGCGCCATTAGTGTTCAGTCTGGGCTCTACAGCCGTCTATGACGGTGAAGACTTCTACCGCACAGCGGTCAAGGCGGCGAAGGCACTTCGTCAGCGCGCCGTGCTACTGGTGGGAGGTGAAAGCCCGCTGCTCAATGACGACTTTGGGTCGGATATTCTCTGCGTCCCCTACGCGCCGCACTCGCTGCTGATGCCGCGTGCCCGCGTCAATATTCACCACGGTGGCATCGGTTCTACGGCTCAGGCTTTGCGCGCCGGGCGACCGCAACTGGTTACCCCGGTCTTTGGCGATCAGTTTGACAACGGCCGCCGCATCGAGCGTCTGGGGACCGGCTTGTCGATCACCTTCGACCGCTGGCACAAACATTCGGCCATTCGTCTGCTGGATCGTCTGCTGTCTGACCCTGCCTTTGCCCATAAGGCCGAAGCCGCTTCCGCTGTCGTTGCGCAGGAAGACGGAGCCGAACGCGCCGCCGAACGCCTGATGCAAAGCCTGCCGGTGACGGTTTAA
- the pth gene encoding aminoacyl-tRNA hydrolase, which yields MFLVVGLGNPGTQYAKNRHNIGFMFIDRLIDSANFGPVRKKFQSEVAEGTVDTPTGPAKILAMKPQTFMNLSGNAVLEAATFYKIKPDHILVFHDELDLAPGRFRLKMGGGHAGHNGLRSIMGHLGPNFVRGRMGIGHPGQKELVHSWVLSDFYKAEDWVERLCDACVKALPLALLGESEKYMTEVMRLSPAPKFDPKKVVQ from the coding sequence TTGTTTCTTGTCGTTGGTCTTGGCAATCCAGGTACGCAATATGCGAAGAACCGGCACAATATCGGTTTCATGTTTATCGATCGCCTGATCGATAGTGCTAACTTCGGCCCCGTGCGCAAAAAATTTCAGTCCGAAGTCGCCGAAGGTACGGTCGATACGCCCACGGGCCCTGCGAAAATACTTGCCATGAAGCCGCAAACCTTCATGAACCTGTCGGGCAATGCCGTTCTGGAAGCGGCGACCTTTTATAAGATCAAGCCAGACCATATCCTTGTATTTCATGATGAACTGGATCTGGCTCCGGGGCGCTTCCGGCTGAAAATGGGCGGTGGCCATGCGGGCCATAATGGTTTACGCTCCATTATGGGACATCTCGGGCCGAACTTTGTGCGTGGGCGCATGGGGATCGGGCACCCGGGACAAAAGGAACTGGTACATAGCTGGGTCTTGTCGGACTTCTATAAGGCCGAGGACTGGGTTGAGCGTTTGTGTGACGCCTGCGTCAAGGCGCTACCTCTGGCGCTTTTGGGGGAAAGTGAAAAATACATGACCGAAGTGATGCGTTTGAGCCCGGCTCCGAAATTCGATCCTAAAAAAGTCGTTCAGTAG
- a CDS encoding 50S ribosomal protein L25/general stress protein Ctc produces MADIVLDVEIRERTGTGGARATRNEGKVPGILYGGDKAPVAIAVKLNEFRKALYTGKLAGHLVTLKYGEETQKVIAKAIDFHPVTDVPVHFDLYRVDETQTIKINVPVHFKNHEASPGIKKGGALTVAFHELEIQVPAGHIPEDVVVDLSGLDIGASVHVGDLSLPSDVTAVPGKDVVIASITASAAEKSEEASA; encoded by the coding sequence ATGGCCGATATCGTACTAGACGTTGAAATCCGTGAGCGCACCGGCACCGGCGGCGCCCGCGCCACCCGCAATGAAGGCAAGGTTCCGGGCATTCTGTACGGTGGTGATAAGGCTCCTGTGGCTATCGCCGTTAAGCTCAACGAATTCCGCAAGGCGCTCTATACGGGCAAGCTGGCTGGTCACCTCGTCACGCTGAAGTACGGCGAAGAAACCCAAAAAGTCATCGCCAAGGCGATCGACTTCCACCCGGTCACCGATGTGCCGGTTCACTTCGACCTGTATCGCGTCGATGAAACCCAGACCATCAAGATCAACGTACCCGTTCACTTCAAGAACCACGAAGCCTCGCCTGGCATCAAAAAGGGTGGTGCGCTGACCGTGGCCTTCCACGAGCTGGAAATACAGGTTCCCGCCGGTCACATCCCGGAAGACGTCGTGGTTGACCTGTCGGGTCTTGACATCGGCGCGTCTGTCCACGTTGGCGACCTGAGCCTGCCGTCGGACGTTACCGCCGTTCCCGGCAAGGACGTCGTGATCGCGTCGATCACCGCCTCGGCCGCTGAAAAGAGCGAAGAAGCTTCCGCCTAA